One stretch of Candidatus Omnitrophota bacterium DNA includes these proteins:
- the ispF gene encoding 2-C-methyl-D-erythritol 2,4-cyclodiphosphate synthase, translating to MRVGIGYDIHRLVEERKLFLGGVEIPYIKGLLGYSDGDVVMHAIADAMLGALALGDIGQHFPNTDPKYKGISSGELVKKVLIMVKEKNFVVNNVDTMILAEEPKVFPFRDRMVEVLSAVLGVAKDRINIKATTAEGVGAIGKGEAISAYAVVTLEEKE from the coding sequence ATGAGGGTCGGCATAGGTTACGATATACACAGGCTGGTCGAGGAACGGAAACTTTTTCTGGGGGGAGTTGAAATACCGTATATTAAGGGGCTTCTGGGATATTCGGACGGTGATGTCGTTATGCACGCGATAGCGGACGCGATGCTGGGCGCTCTTGCCCTCGGCGATATAGGGCAGCATTTTCCCAATACCGATCCCAAATACAAGGGCATATCCAGCGGTGAACTGGTTAAAAAAGTGCTTATAATGGTTAAAGAGAAAAACTTTGTGGTGAATAACGTTGACACTATGATACTTGCCGAAGAGCCGAAGGTATTTCCGTTCAGAGACAGGATGGTCGAGGTATTATCAGCAGTATTGGGTGTCGCTAAAGATAGGATTAACATAAAAGCAACTACCGCCGAAGGCGTCGGCGCGATAGGCAAAGGCGAAGCGATATCCGCATATGCCGTAGTGACACTGGAAGAGAAGGAGTGA
- the cysE gene encoding serine O-acetyltransferase, with protein MAISFRGEIKAVFDRDPAAVNFLEVLLTYSGLHAIIFYRIAHSLRRFKIPFFPRWLSQVGKFFTGIEIHPGAEIGSGFFIDHGMGVVIGETTVIGDNVLLYQGVTLGGTGLQKGKRHPTIGNNVVIGAGAKVLGNITIGDSSYIGANAVVIRDVPPNSTVVGVPGRVTKQDGKKLDVSLDHMHVLDPILQEIDELKKKIETLEKRGD; from the coding sequence ATCGCGATATCTTTTCGCGGAGAGATAAAGGCCGTTTTCGATCGCGATCCCGCGGCGGTTAATTTTCTCGAGGTACTGCTAACGTATTCGGGCCTTCACGCGATAATCTTCTACAGGATAGCCCACTCGCTCCGGCGATTTAAAATACCGTTCTTCCCGAGGTGGCTGTCTCAAGTAGGGAAGTTCTTTACCGGTATCGAAATACATCCCGGCGCCGAAATAGGCAGCGGGTTCTTCATCGACCACGGCATGGGCGTGGTCATAGGCGAGACTACGGTGATAGGTGATAACGTGCTTCTATACCAGGGCGTTACGCTCGGGGGAACTGGCTTGCAGAAAGGCAAGAGACATCCCACTATCGGGAATAACGTTGTCATAGGCGCGGGCGCCAAAGTCCTCGGCAATATAACTATAGGTGATAGCTCATATATCGGAGCGAACGCGGTTGTCATTAGAGATGTGCCGCCCAACTCTACGGTAGTGGGAGTGCCCGGACGCGTTACGAAACAGGACGGAAAAAAGCTGGATGTGAGCCTTGACCACATGCATGTGCTCGATCCGATACTTCAGGAGATAGACGAGCTTAAGAAGAAGATCGAAACGTTGGAGAAGAGGGGAGATTAA
- the cysS gene encoding cysteine--tRNA ligase, translating into MKVYNSLTRKKEELVTIAKDKVGIYVCGPTVYDEPHIGHARSAYIFDVIRRYLKHKGYQVKFVRNVTDVDDKIINKAKEAVSHQPSAFSLVEASKEVSKKYLDSYHRDMDLLGIGHPDKEPKATEYIPKMIRFIENLIEREAAYIADGDVYFDIKKAKDYGKLSNQNIEKMETGARILPGEKKKDGLDFALWKSAKEGEPCWDSPWGKGRPGWHIECSVMSSDILGDEFDIHGGGIDLIFPHHENEVAQSEGAGKAFARYWMHNGLLTIDSEKMAKSLGNFISIQDFMKKYKDADYLKLLFLNTHYRHPVDYTEEKIGEMKAQKERFAILFDKIDRIAKAAPGLRDAATRAAGEGDEFRKKFDEAMDDDFNTPLALASLFDIVTSANKLMQDKDDFTRGEIEELLAIKKLIADLGAVLALDLEKDLTRQDVDEAKILRLIEERNTARDNRDFKTADHIRKKLSEEMGVILEDEKGGTVWRRRT; encoded by the coding sequence GTGAAGGTATATAATTCGCTCACAAGGAAGAAAGAAGAACTTGTGACGATAGCGAAGGATAAAGTAGGCATATATGTTTGCGGCCCCACCGTATATGACGAACCTCATATAGGACACGCCAGGAGCGCTTACATATTCGATGTCATAAGACGTTACTTGAAGCACAAGGGCTACCAGGTGAAATTTGTGCGTAACGTCACGGATGTCGACGACAAGATTATCAATAAGGCTAAAGAAGCTGTCAGCCATCAGCCATCAGCTTTCAGCTTGGTGGAGGCCTCGAAAGAGGTCTCGAAGAAATACCTCGACTCATACCATCGCGACATGGATCTCCTTGGCATCGGCCATCCCGATAAAGAACCAAAAGCCACAGAGTATATTCCGAAGATGATACGGTTCATCGAGAACCTGATAGAGAGGGAGGCCGCTTATATTGCCGATGGAGACGTATATTTTGATATAAAGAAAGCGAAAGATTACGGTAAGCTCTCCAATCAGAATATAGAGAAGATGGAGACGGGCGCCCGTATTTTGCCGGGAGAGAAGAAGAAGGATGGCCTGGATTTCGCCCTCTGGAAAAGCGCAAAAGAGGGCGAGCCCTGTTGGGACAGCCCGTGGGGAAAAGGGCGGCCCGGATGGCATATCGAATGCTCGGTTATGAGCTCCGATATCCTTGGGGATGAATTCGATATACACGGCGGCGGTATAGACCTTATATTCCCCCATCATGAGAATGAAGTGGCGCAGTCCGAAGGAGCCGGCAAGGCTTTCGCGCGTTATTGGATGCATAATGGTCTATTAACTATCGATAGCGAGAAGATGGCGAAGTCCCTTGGCAATTTCATATCCATCCAGGATTTCATGAAGAAATATAAAGACGCGGATTATCTGAAGCTGTTATTCCTGAATACGCACTACCGCCATCCCGTCGACTACACCGAAGAAAAGATAGGCGAGATGAAGGCCCAGAAGGAAAGGTTCGCCATTCTTTTTGATAAGATCGACAGGATCGCGAAAGCGGCCCCGGGCCTCCGGGATGCGGCAACCCGGGCTGCGGGCGAGGGGGATGAATTCAGGAAGAAATTCGATGAGGCCATGGACGATGATTTCAATACGCCTCTTGCGCTCGCGTCGCTATTCGACATCGTGACATCCGCTAATAAATTGATGCAGGATAAAGACGATTTCACCCGGGGCGAGATAGAAGAATTATTGGCCATCAAGAAACTCATAGCGGACCTTGGCGCTGTGCTCGCGCTCGATCTCGAAAAAGACCTCACCAGACAAGACGTCGACGAGGCTAAGATCCTTCGGCTCATCGAAGAGAGAAATACCGCCCGGGATAATAGAGATTTTAAGACCGCGGATCATATACGAAAGAAGTTATCGGAAGAGATGGGCGTTATTCTCGAGGATGAAAAAGGCGGCACCGTATGGCGAAGAAGAACTTAA
- the tmk gene encoding dTMP kinase, with product MAKKNLKRGIFITFEGIEGCGKSTQSKLLYDSLKAAGYACVYTREPGGTSLGEKIREIILHSDGIKISDLSELFLFEAARSQIVKEVISPARKANKIVICDRFSDATFSYQGYGGKIPIEIIKILDHVATAGLKPDLTILLDVDTLTGLERAKRKGTDRMEKKDIAYHKRVRSGYLDLARRYHKRIKVIRTSGTIEMTRRAVALEVKHVI from the coding sequence ATGGCGAAGAAGAACTTAAAGCGCGGAATATTTATAACGTTCGAGGGCATAGAGGGCTGCGGCAAGAGCACGCAGTCGAAATTGCTTTACGACAGCTTAAAGGCCGCCGGATATGCTTGCGTATATACACGCGAGCCTGGAGGGACATCTCTCGGTGAAAAGATACGGGAGATTATTTTACATTCGGACGGCATAAAGATATCGGACCTGTCCGAGCTCTTTCTCTTCGAGGCCGCGCGCTCTCAAATAGTAAAAGAGGTAATATCTCCTGCTCGTAAAGCGAATAAGATAGTCATCTGCGACCGTTTCAGCGATGCCACATTCAGCTACCAGGGCTATGGCGGGAAGATTCCGATAGAGATAATAAAAATTCTGGACCATGTCGCGACAGCCGGGCTAAAACCTGATCTTACGATACTTCTTGACGTGGATACGCTGACGGGCCTCGAGCGCGCCAAGCGGAAAGGCACCGACAGGATGGAGAAGAAAGATATTGCTTACCATAAGAGGGTGCGCTCCGGCTACCTGGACCTTGCCCGTCGTTATCATAAAAGAATAAAGGTTATCAGGACCTCCGGTACTATTGAAATGACCCGGCGTGCGGTGGCCTTGGAGGTGAAGCATGTCATTTAA
- the holB gene encoding DNA polymerase III subunit delta' has product MSFNPHVTEGRKPRGGFTDIRGHDAAISFLKRSACSGRLANAYIFCGPGGIGKKLTALNFAKMVNCLEPNEGLGCDNCSSCKKIDSFNHPDVHLVAPDKKGASVKIDNIRAIIKDIGLKSYEAKTKFYIVDSADSLTEEAANALLKTLEEPSGDSTLILITENPRRLAPTIRSRCQFVKFLPLDAATVEEILAVSHNVDRVKARVLAKISCGRVSEALELNDEDYFNKREHIIKTLLSRTLSDLEFDKVSKVDMKAILNIMLTWYRDILAAKAGGQDFVNIDKRDLVLIEAGKTGFEKLDNLLKGIISTQGYLDQNANPKLAMTALGLML; this is encoded by the coding sequence ATGTCATTTAATCCACACGTGACCGAAGGGAGGAAGCCCCGCGGGGGCTTCACAGATATAAGAGGCCATGACGCGGCAATATCTTTTCTTAAAAGATCCGCCTGTAGCGGAAGGTTAGCGAACGCCTATATTTTCTGCGGTCCCGGCGGCATAGGCAAAAAGCTCACGGCACTCAATTTTGCGAAGATGGTGAATTGCCTGGAACCGAATGAAGGACTGGGGTGCGACAACTGCTCTTCCTGTAAAAAGATAGACTCGTTTAATCATCCGGATGTGCATTTAGTGGCCCCGGACAAGAAAGGCGCGTCGGTAAAGATAGACAACATCAGGGCTATCATAAAAGATATCGGTTTAAAATCGTATGAAGCGAAGACGAAATTTTATATAGTAGACTCGGCCGACAGCCTTACCGAGGAAGCGGCTAACGCGCTCTTAAAAACACTCGAAGAGCCTTCCGGCGATTCAACGCTTATCCTGATAACGGAAAACCCCAGACGGCTGGCTCCGACCATAAGATCGCGTTGTCAGTTCGTGAAGTTTCTTCCGCTCGATGCGGCGACCGTCGAAGAGATATTGGCTGTATCGCATAATGTGGATAGGGTGAAGGCGCGTGTGCTCGCGAAGATCTCCTGCGGTAGAGTCAGCGAAGCGCTTGAGTTGAACGATGAAGACTACTTTAATAAAAGAGAACATATAATAAAAACGCTCTTATCCAGAACTTTGTCGGATCTGGAGTTCGACAAGGTATCCAAGGTTGATATGAAGGCTATCCTGAACATAATGCTGACATGGTATCGTGACATACTGGCGGCAAAAGCTGGCGGCCAAGATTTTGTGAATATTGACAAAAGAGATCTCGTTTTAATCGAGGCGGGTAAAACAGGTTTCGAGAAATTGGATAATCTCTTAAAAGGCATAATTTCGACTCAAGGTTATTTAGATCAGAACGCTAATCCCAAGCTTGCCATGACGGCGCTGGGATTGATGTTGTAA
- a CDS encoding stage 0 sporulation family protein, with product MHEVIQVKLRESGKITYFSTGGVIFKAGDYVIVEADRGLDYGQVLSETEAIVDSDLEEPLRKIIRKANPWDMNQVDKNKKKIREVMESCSKKIKDRKLAMKLIYAEFSFDRSKIVFYFTSEGRVDFRDLVKDLASAFKTRIELKQIGVRDEAKMLGGLGPCGRALCCATHLKDFEPVTIKMAKEQNLPLNPTKISGLCGRLMCCLGYEYSTYKDLMKGLPREGEMIKTPKGNGKVISINALRRAAMVELEDGSQIEVPYNK from the coding sequence ATGCATGAAGTGATACAGGTAAAATTAAGAGAGTCCGGTAAGATCACATATTTCTCTACGGGTGGGGTGATTTTTAAGGCCGGCGATTACGTTATAGTCGAAGCCGACAGGGGGCTTGATTACGGGCAGGTATTGTCAGAGACCGAGGCGATCGTCGATTCCGATCTCGAAGAGCCTTTGCGAAAAATTATACGTAAAGCAAACCCGTGGGACATGAACCAGGTCGACAAGAACAAGAAGAAGATAAGAGAGGTCATGGAATCCTGTTCCAAAAAGATAAAGGACAGGAAGCTCGCAATGAAGCTGATCTACGCCGAGTTCTCCTTCGACCGCTCAAAGATAGTCTTCTATTTCACCTCAGAGGGAAGGGTCGATTTTAGGGATCTGGTGAAGGACCTCGCAAGCGCTTTTAAGACCAGGATAGAGCTTAAGCAGATAGGCGTGAGGGACGAGGCGAAGATGCTGGGAGGCCTGGGCCCATGCGGAAGGGCGCTCTGCTGCGCGACTCATCTTAAAGATTTTGAGCCCGTGACCATAAAGATGGCGAAGGAGCAGAACCTGCCGCTCAACCCGACTAAGATATCGGGCCTCTGCGGACGGCTCATGTGCTGCCTCGGATACGAGTATAGTACGTATAAAGACCTGATGAAGGGCCTTCCACGAGAAGGAGAGATGATAAAAACTCCGAAGGGTAACGGCAAAGTGATAAGCATAAATGCGTTAAGACGCGCCGCGATGGTAGAGCTTGAGGATGGAAGCCAGATAGAAGTGCCATACAATAAATAA
- the metG gene encoding methionine--tRNA ligase, which yields MSKKYYITTPLYYVNSKPHIGHSYTQVACDTLARFLRQSARDVFFMTGTDEHGEKIEKATIAAGLKEGEEQKFVDGIVPVFKGLWEKLNIKYDYFIRTTDAYHINTVQSFLDRLYKDGKIYKKDYKGWFCTPCETFWTHTQSPDGICPDCKRPLEKLDESNYFLKTSEHQKWLIDHINNNPGFIKPDFRKNEVLGFLKNEELMDLCVTRPKARMSWGIEVPFDKDYVTYVWFDALINYVSGIGYPHDMERFVQMWPADVHVIGKDILRHHAVYWTIMLHALGLELPKTIFAHGWWVIKGEKMSKSKGNVVDPIDIVSRFGVDPYRYFLLREVQFGMDGTFSEEALITRYNSDLANDIGNLLSRTLTMADKYFAGVVPDVSNIKINNSAAEEIRTKAIQAAHEMENLIPNFDFATALARIWEVIGLSNKFIENSKPWTLAKEKKEDELALVIYTLLEALRIVAIEIYPFMPETSEKMLTQLGVKEKADNLFSNAKIWGKLASGIKVSKSGPLFPRINTKHD from the coding sequence ATGTCTAAAAAATACTACATAACCACTCCGCTTTACTATGTAAATTCCAAACCGCACATAGGGCACTCCTACACTCAGGTAGCCTGCGATACGCTGGCGAGATTCCTGCGCCAGAGCGCGCGCGACGTATTCTTTATGACCGGCACCGATGAGCATGGCGAGAAGATCGAGAAAGCCACGATCGCCGCAGGCCTTAAAGAAGGCGAAGAACAGAAATTCGTAGATGGGATCGTCCCCGTATTTAAGGGTCTCTGGGAAAAGCTTAATATCAAATACGATTACTTTATCCGCACCACAGACGCCTATCACATAAATACGGTACAGTCTTTCCTCGATAGGCTGTACAAGGACGGGAAGATATATAAGAAGGATTATAAGGGATGGTTTTGCACGCCCTGCGAGACTTTCTGGACCCATACCCAGAGTCCCGACGGTATCTGCCCCGACTGCAAGCGTCCGCTCGAGAAACTCGATGAGTCAAATTATTTCCTTAAGACATCGGAGCATCAGAAGTGGCTCATTGATCATATAAATAATAATCCCGGCTTTATAAAACCCGACTTCCGGAAGAATGAAGTGCTGGGATTTCTTAAGAATGAGGAACTCATGGATCTGTGCGTCACCAGGCCGAAGGCGAGGATGAGCTGGGGCATAGAGGTGCCTTTCGACAAAGACTATGTCACATATGTATGGTTCGACGCGCTCATCAATTACGTATCCGGGATAGGCTATCCGCACGACATGGAAAGGTTTGTGCAGATGTGGCCCGCCGATGTCCATGTAATAGGCAAAGATATACTGAGGCATCATGCTGTATACTGGACGATAATGCTGCATGCGCTCGGTCTAGAGTTGCCGAAGACGATATTCGCGCACGGGTGGTGGGTAATAAAGGGCGAGAAGATGTCGAAGTCGAAAGGTAATGTCGTAGATCCGATCGATATCGTTTCGCGGTTCGGAGTGGATCCGTACAGGTATTTTCTTTTGAGAGAAGTGCAATTCGGAATGGACGGGACATTCAGCGAAGAGGCACTCATCACCAGATATAACAGCGATCTTGCCAATGACATCGGGAATTTACTTAGCAGGACTCTCACAATGGCGGATAAATATTTTGCGGGCGTTGTCCCTGACGTATCAAATATAAAAATTAATAATTCCGCAGCCGAAGAGATAAGGACCAAAGCGATACAAGCTGCTCACGAAATGGAGAACTTGATTCCGAATTTCGATTTCGCCACCGCTCTGGCCAGGATATGGGAAGTGATAGGCTTATCTAATAAATTTATTGAGAATTCAAAGCCCTGGACACTTGCAAAAGAGAAGAAAGAGGACGAACTGGCGCTGGTGATCTACACGCTTTTGGAGGCGTTAAGAATAGTGGCCATAGAGATATATCCGTTTATGCCCGAAACCTCGGAAAAGATGCTCACGCAATTAGGGGTGAAAGAGAAAGCCGATAATCTATTTTCTAACGCAAAAATCTGGGGCAAACTTGCCAGTGGTATAAAAGTCAGCAAGTCCGGCCCACTCTTTCCGCGTATCAATACTAAGCATGATTAG